The window GAGGCCCTCTATGGCCCTGGAAACCATAACGCGGGCATTTGAGGTCGCCGTTAGGACCTCGCTTGAGGTCTGAAACCTTTTTAAATCCTCTTTCCTACCCCCTACAAAGCCCATGAGGGTGAGGCCTATTCTAATCCTCGGCATTGATGTGATAAGTGAGAATCCGAAGAAGTTCGCGGTGGTGAGCTGGTTCAACGGCAGGCTGGAGAGAAAGGGTGAGTTCACACTCTACAGGCTGATCCGGTTCATCCAGTCGAAGCGGCCCGAGATGGTCGCCGTTGACAGCGTCACCGAGCTGGGTGAGGACTTGAGGAAGTTCCTCCGCGCCCTTCCATCCGGAACGAAGCTCGTCCAGGTGACCGGAAGGCCGGGTGAGCAGCGCTCCCTCCAGAGCCTCGCGAAGGAGCACGGCATAAGGGCAGGAGACCGCTTCGACCCCTACGAGGAGGCCAGGCTCTCCGCACTCCTTGCGAGCAGGGGGGTCGGCTACGAGGTTCTCGCCTTCGAGGACGAGGTTATAATCAAGGTCACCCGGGGAAGGAGCCACGGCAAAGGTGGCTGGAGCCAGGACCGCTACAGAAAGCGCGTTCACAACCTCGTCAGGGATAAGGTGAGGGAGATAGAGGACAGGCTCAGAAGGGCGGAGATACCCTTCGACCTCGAAACGGAGGAGCGGGACTACGGCCTGGCCAGGGGGGAGTTCCGAGTCTACGCGGCCAGGGAGGAGCTGGCGGGGCTGATAAGACCCGCGCGCGGCGGGGACGTTGAGGTTCGAATCTACCCGGTTGAGAGGGCCGAGCTCGGCTTCGCTCCGCTGAAGGGTGAGGAGGCGATACGGGAGAGGAGGAGCATCATAGTCGGCATAGACCCGGGGATAACTGTCGGTATAGCGGCTATAGACCTGAACGGGAGGATAGTGGCCCTCCACAGCCAGAGAAACATGCCCATCGGCGAGGTCTTTCGCTTCATCAGCGAGGTCGGTCACCCGGTCATAGTGGCCACCGACGTCTCCCCCGCCCCGGGCTTCGTGGAGAAGATAGCACGCTCCTTCAAGGCAAACCTGTTCGTTCCCAGGGAGAGCCTCCGCGTTCAGGACAAGAACGAACTGCTGAGGGACCTCGGAATAACCGTTGAGGATGACCACCAGCGCGATGCTCTGGCCGCCGCCTACAAGGCCTACCTCCGGCTGAAGCCGAAGCTGGAACACGTGGATGCCAGGCTGCGGGAGGCCGGCCTGACAAAGAAGTCCGACGAGGTAAAGGCCCTCGTTATACAAGGTTACAACCTCGGGGAGGCGATGCAGAGGGTGACCTTAAGGGAGAGGCCGAGGGAGGAGGAAGAGCACGAAGAGGGGCCGAGTGTTGACGTGAGGCCCTACCACCGAAAAATCCGCGAGCTGAAGGGGAGGATAGAGCTGCTCGAGCGGGAGAACGAGGAGCTTCGCGGGATAATCAGGGAGCAGAGGAGAACCATCGAGAGGCTCGAGAGGCGCATAGCTGACTACGACGAGGAGGTGAGGAGGAAGGTACTCCGCGAGAGGGAGCTTGAGGCGAAGGTTAAGCGCATAGAGGTGTTGGAAAAGCAGCTTAAGGAAGCCAAGGCGGTCATAGAGCGTCTGAGCAGGGACCTGGTCCAGGTCAAGCGCATGAACGTGGTTGAAATCCGCGGCAGTGCGATCCCGCTCAAGGTTATGGAGGTTCTGAGCTGGCGCGAGCTTGAGAGGATAGAGCGCGACATCGGGATCAGGCGCGGGGATGTACTCTTCGTGGTGAACCCGGCTGGGGCGGGGAAGGCGATCGCAGAGGAGCTGGTCGGGAAGGGCATCCGGGCCCTCATAACGGAGAAACCGGTTCCGGAGCCGGTGGCGGAGGTGCTCCGCGAGGCCCACGTGCCCTTCTTCACCTCGGAGGAGCTTGACGTCAAGCGCGTCGATGAGTTCGCGGTTGTGGAGCGCGAGACCCTGGAGAGGGCCATTGATGGGCTTCTGGAGAAGTGGAGGCTGGAGGACGAGAAAAGAGAGGCGGAAAAGGTTCT of the Thermococcus sp. JdF3 genome contains:
- a CDS encoding DUF460 domain-containing protein; translated protein: MRVRPILILGIDVISENPKKFAVVSWFNGRLERKGEFTLYRLIRFIQSKRPEMVAVDSVTELGEDLRKFLRALPSGTKLVQVTGRPGEQRSLQSLAKEHGIRAGDRFDPYEEARLSALLASRGVGYEVLAFEDEVIIKVTRGRSHGKGGWSQDRYRKRVHNLVRDKVREIEDRLRRAEIPFDLETEERDYGLARGEFRVYAAREELAGLIRPARGGDVEVRIYPVERAELGFAPLKGEEAIRERRSIIVGIDPGITVGIAAIDLNGRIVALHSQRNMPIGEVFRFISEVGHPVIVATDVSPAPGFVEKIARSFKANLFVPRESLRVQDKNELLRDLGITVEDDHQRDALAAAYKAYLRLKPKLEHVDARLREAGLTKKSDEVKALVIQGYNLGEAMQRVTLRERPREEEEHEEGPSVDVRPYHRKIRELKGRIELLERENEELRGIIREQRRTIERLERRIADYDEEVRRKVLRERELEAKVKRIEVLEKQLKEAKAVIERLSRDLVQVKRMNVVEIRGSAIPLKVMEVLSWRELERIERDIGIRRGDVLFVVNPAGAGKAIAEELVGKGIRALITEKPVPEPVAEVLREAHVPFFTSEELDVKRVDEFAVVERETLERAIDGLLEKWRLEDEKREAEKVLRLLEEYRLERKKELKRKAEEEARAERKT